The window AATTAGAATGGAACTTACTGTTTATTTAGCAGGTCAAATTCATGATAATTGGAGAGAGGAAGTGGCACAAAAAGCTAAGGAAAAAAATCTCCCTCTCCTATTTGTTGCCCCGCAGACAAACCACGATCGTTCAGACAATATTGGCGAAGAGATTAGAGGAAAACAGCCGTCTAATCTTTATAAAGATGATGCTGCATCAGATATTAATAATTTCAGAACCCAAGTCTTAATGCAGAAAGCGGACATCGTCATTGCCTTATTTGGTGAAAAGTATAAACAATGGAATACAGCAATGGACGCAAGCATGGCCATTGCCATGAACAAGCCGACGATTATCATCCGGCCTGAATCATTGATTCATCCCCTAAAAGAGCTTTCAAACAAAGCAAATGTAACCGTCGAAACTGTCGATCAAGCAATAGAAGTCATCAGCTATATTTTTGATTAAAACAAAGTGCCTGTCACTTCCCGATTTCTGTCGAGAAATACGACGAGAAATGGTTAGTTACAGGCACTTTTTACAAATTTTTCATTGTCTATATTAATACCAACTGCGACACGCACTCCACGTGTGTTGAGTGAATGTGGCAACACAAAAGATGCTAGTGGGTTTTTCACAATGCCTTTTGAGAAAACGAAAGCTTACTAAGAAGCGATTATAATGGTCCTTTAGCCACTGCTATCTTCTTCTAACCAATATCCAGCCATTTCTTGATTTTAAGAGAATTCGTTGTCTTATGGTTAATATAAGAAAATTGTTGTGATGATAGCGCTACATAATCTCTGATAAAACCACCAGCACAACCTACTTGAATCCAATTGTTCATAAAGGACTCGAATGATTTTCCCAGCCTCCAGTTGTGAAATTCTTTATCAGTTGTTAAATAGATAACTTCCCCTATATTGTATTTTCGGTCTATTCCGAAGTAATTCCCCATCCCATCTCCGGAAAAGATAAATGAATTAGACCAAAAGTGTAATTCTTCATTTTCTTCATCAAGATACTCATGGTCAATTCTAATAGAGTTTAAATCGATTAGCTTATCGAGGTTCCATAGCCCTAAATCAAATAGGCCCCCATTCATTATCTTCATGTTCCTATATGGTTCGCCATGTGTTGCATAGATAGCAGGATCATCCAATATACATGCTGAATTTTCTTGTGTATTCCAATAAAATGTACATTGACGCGAATAATCTATTACTACCTTTTTAAAAGATTCAGGGAGTTCAAACCCAATAGTTCTTTCAATCTGCAGTACGTCACTTTCAGATCCAGGTTGATTAATAATAAGATCCCCTAAACCGCCTTTATTTTTAATGGAATTAAGTGTTGAGTGCAGAACTTCACTCCAATGAAAATAGTTGATAGTTTCTGGTTCATAGCTAAACTGTTCCGGCTCTGATTTTTTATTTTTAGGTATATATACCTCCCCTTCAAAGCGCACACCATTGAGGCAGCTCTTTAGGATCCTCTGGAATCTCCCCATTAAATTGCATATTTGCCTTTAGGAATTCTAATCCCTTTTCTGTGAGAGAGTATGTAGTTTGAATACGGCCCTTTAGGACAGAAATATAATTCTTTTTTAAAGCCATTTCAAGAAAATTTCTAAACTCTGATTCATTCAAATTATACGTTTTATGTGAAAAAGGCTCTTCCTCCAATATTTTTCTTAGCACACTAAATAGTAATCTCAGATTCAACACCTCTCTCTTGTATTTTTATTATAATTATTACATATTTTGGCTTTGGTGATATTCATAAAATAACATGAACCAAAGGTCCGGAAAGTGAAAAAGATTATTTTGTTCCGAAACTGCAAAAGGAAAAAAGGCAGACCCTGATAGGGAATGCCTTGGTATTCTCGTTCTATTTTTTTGAAACTTTTTTCTCACTGGGAGAAGTAATCGGAAGAGATTTTTATAACAGTTTTATACGGTTTTGGTTGAATTCACTTTAAAACCAGCTTCGTGACAGCTTCCACATGCGCCGTTTGCGGAAACATATCAACTGGCTGAATGTATTCCACATTATATTTACTGCTCAATGTCTGTATATCCCTTGCCAATGTGGATGGGTTACAGGACACATAGACAATTTTCTTTGGTTTTACCTTGAGCAAGGTTTGCAGCAGGCTTCCGTCTAGGCCGGTTCTCGGCGGATCGACGATGACGACGTCTGGGCGCCAGCCTTCTTTTGTCCACTTTGGCAGCCATTCCTCTGCTTTGCCTGTCACATAGGTGGAATGTTTTATGCCATGGCGGGCGGCGTTTTTCTTGGCGTCTTCGATGGATTCGGGGATGATGTCCATTCCCCTGATTTCGCGAGCCTGGCCGGCAACCCATAGTCCGATTGTGCCAACACCGCAATAGGCATCGACTACTCTTTCTACCCCAGTGAGTCCGGCCGCTGCTTTGACCTCATCATATAGCCTAATTGTCTGGACAGGATTCAACTGGAAGAAGGTCCTGGCTGACAATTCAAACTGCAAGTCCCCCAGCGTTTCCTGGATGAAATCACTGCCTGCAAGAGTGGCGGTTTCTTTTCCAAAAATCAATGACGTCCTTTCGCCGTTGATGTTCTGGACGATTGACTTAACACCTGGAAGCCGATTCGTGATTTCTCGGATTAATAATTCCTTTTTCGGAAGGTCGCGCTGAGTTGTAATTAGGACAACCTGCAGTTCATTCGACTGGATGCCAACACGAGTAACAATGGTTCGGACTATCCCTTTACGTGTTTTTTCATTATAGATAGGAATGTGAAGATCCTGGAGGATTTGCCTTACCTTCAAAGTAGCGTCGGTTGTCGCCCCATGCTGGACGGCACATTGCTCGATGTTGATGAGTTTGTGTGAATTCAGGCCATATAAACCTGCCAGCACCTTGCCTTTTTGGACTCCCACCTGAAAGCTGCTTTTATTTCTGTAGGCCCATGGATCTTCCATGCCGATCATTGGGCGGACATCTATTTCTTCAAGATTCAGCTTCGTGTGGCGTTCGAGTGACTGAAGGACAATGTCCCGTTTTTCAACAAGCTGCTGCTCATATTTGAGATGCTGAAGCTGGCAGCCTCCGCATTGTTCATACACAGGGCATGGCGGTGCGACCCGGTGCGGTGATTTTTTACGAATTTTTTTAATCCGCGCTTCTGCAAACTTCGGATTAATTTTCGTAGCCTCAACGACGACTTCTTCTCCTGGAAGCGCGCCGGGAACGAAGACTACCTGCCTTTTGAAATAGCCGACGCCCTCGCCATTGATGCCCAACCGCTTGATTGTAAGAGGGAATTCCTGCTTCTCTTTTATCTTAATTGCTTG is drawn from Bacillus sp. FJAT-18017 and contains these coding sequences:
- a CDS encoding SMI1/KNR4 family protein; translated protein: MRFEGEVYIPKNKKSEPEQFSYEPETINYFHWSEVLHSTLNSIKNKGGLGDLIINQPGSESDVLQIERTIGFELPESFKKVVIDYSRQCTFYWNTQENSACILDDPAIYATHGEPYRNMKIMNGGLFDLGLWNLDKLIDLNSIRIDHEYLDEENEELHFWSNSFIFSGDGMGNYFGIDRKYNIGEVIYLTTDKEFHNWRLGKSFESFMNNWIQVGCAGGFIRDYVALSSQQFSYINHKTTNSLKIKKWLDIG
- the rlmD gene encoding 23S rRNA (uracil(1939)-C(5))-methyltransferase RlmD; its protein translation is MKQDQAIKIKEKQEFPLTIKRLGINGEGVGYFKRQVVFVPGALPGEEVVVEATKINPKFAEARIKKIRKKSPHRVAPPCPVYEQCGGCQLQHLKYEQQLVEKRDIVLQSLERHTKLNLEEIDVRPMIGMEDPWAYRNKSSFQVGVQKGKVLAGLYGLNSHKLINIEQCAVQHGATTDATLKVRQILQDLHIPIYNEKTRKGIVRTIVTRVGIQSNELQVVLITTQRDLPKKELLIREITNRLPGVKSIVQNINGERTSLIFGKETATLAGSDFIQETLGDLQFELSARTFFQLNPVQTIRLYDEVKAAAGLTGVERVVDAYCGVGTIGLWVAGQAREIRGMDIIPESIEDAKKNAARHGIKHSTYVTGKAEEWLPKWTKEGWRPDVVIVDPPRTGLDGSLLQTLLKVKPKKIVYVSCNPSTLARDIQTLSSKYNVEYIQPVDMFPQTAHVEAVTKLVLK
- a CDS encoding YtoQ family protein gives rise to the protein MELTVYLAGQIHDNWREEVAQKAKEKNLPLLFVAPQTNHDRSDNIGEEIRGKQPSNLYKDDAASDINNFRTQVLMQKADIVIALFGEKYKQWNTAMDASMAIAMNKPTIIIRPESLIHPLKELSNKANVTVETVDQAIEVISYIFD